A single region of the Halichondria panicea chromosome 10, odHalPani1.1, whole genome shotgun sequence genome encodes:
- the LOC135342502 gene encoding pyrimidine-specific ribonucleoside hydrolase RihA-like: MIMKGSRSAVMILLIAEVFQCQFCLTQSQASKRPVIIDTDIGSFIDDSFAIVYAAQSEELDIKLIVTCTQDTTARAKVIAKLMKLLGRDDVPIGIGIKNSNNTHQSLIGWGAEEDLSTYKGGVFPDGVSKMAEVIKSSGEIVEIIAIGPMTNFPSLIQRYPEVVPRARIKAMAGSIYIGYNGSKPPSVEYNIFMCPWCMQVLLAANWNKITLTPLDTCWNVALDGGQIKQMLLGDSKAATALASTLTYFCLVENCNLKDETPILFDVTGTLISMPEVGMQYMNYTTLNLTVNSAGYTVIDDTKGKEIFVYVTWKQSGERQFTDMIAKLYSTSVDL, from the coding sequence ATGATCATGAAGGGAAGCAGGAGTGCAGTGATGATCCTACTCATTGCTGAGGTCTTCCAGTGCCAATTCTGTTTGACACAATCCCAGGCTTCTAAGCGCCCTGTGATTATCGACACTGATATTGGATCATTCATTGACGACTCTTTTGCCATTGTGTATGCTGCTCAAAGCGAGGAGCTGGACATCAAGCTGATAGTAACATGTACTCAAGACACCACAGCTCGAGCAAAGGTGATTGCCAAATTAATGAAGCTCCTAGGCCGAGATGACGTCCCAATTGGCATTGGGATCAAAAACAGCAACAACACACACCAGAGTTTGATTGGCTGGGGGGCTGAGGAGGATCTCTCCACTTACAAGGGAGGGGTGTTTCCAGACGGAGTGTCCAAGATGGCTGAAGTCATAAAGAGTAGTGGAGAAATTGTTGAAATCATCGCCATTGGTCCCATGACTAATTTCCCATCTCTGATTCAGCGCTACCCTGAGGTCGTGCCCAGAGCAAGAATAAAGGCGATGGCTGGCTCAATTTACATAGGGTATAATGGTTCAAAGCCACCCTCTGTTGAGTACAACATATTTATGTGTCCGTGGTGCATGCAAGTCCTCCTGGCTGCTAACTGGAACAAAATTACTCTTACTCCGCTAGACACATGCTGGAATGTAGCTCTTGATGGTGGCCAGATCAAGCAAATGCTACTGGGAGACAGCAAAGCAGCTACTGCACTTGCTTCCACACTGACCTATTTCTGCCTTGTAGAGAACTGTAATCTCAAAGATGAGACCCCAATACTTTTCGATGTAACAGGCACGTTGATAAGTATGCCTGAAGTTGGGATGCAGTACATGAACTATACCACATTAAACTTAACTGTGAATAGTGCTGGCTACACAGTGATAGACGACACCAAGGGAAAGGAAATATTTGTGTACGTCACCTGGAAGCAGAGTGGAGAGAGGCAGTTCACAGACATGATTGCTAAGCTGTACAGTACcagtgtagatctatag
- the LOC135342500 gene encoding uncharacterized protein LOC135342500 isoform X2 has protein sequence MQHREVTCRLVFTQVRQSIKGELAAMSSFAPASKSSEASSFAYEPGKEFFPGIGEIQYKPDAPASDILCFKYYNPQEVVRGRTMEEWLRFSVCFWHTFRGTGADPFGYPTLCRPWDDQSDSMENAKRRLRAGFKFFKKLGVKYWCFHDRDIAPMGADLKTTNQNLDKMVDLALQLQKETGVKLLWATCNLFAHPVYACGASTNPDAAVFAMAAAQVKKGLEIAKKLRAEGFVFWGGREGYQSLLNTDVKRELDHMGGFFKMVVQYKNKIGFNGQLLIEPKPKEPMKHQYDYDVQTVIAFLKTYNLDKDFKLNIEPNHTSLAGHGYEHDIVVASGYGMLGSIDANTGSPDLGWDTDQFPMDVKNSTLVVKVILEQGGLAPGGLNFDCKVRRESTALEDMFISHIGAMDTFARGLRVHPCRHRTCYCGRHC, from the exons ATGCAGCACAGAGAGGTCACATGCAGATTAGTCTTCACACAAGTAAGACAGTCTATCAAGGGTGAACTAGCAGCCATGTCATCTTTTGCCCCAGCAAGCAAGTCTTCTGAAGCAAGTAGCTTTGCTTATGAGCCTGGCAAAGAATTCTTTCCAG GTATTGGTGAGATCCAGTACAAGCCGGATGCTCCCGCCAGTGACATCCTCTGCTTCAAGTACTACAATCCTCAGGAGGTGGTCAGAGGTCGGACAATGGAGGAGTGGCTCCGGTTCTCAGTTTGCTTCTGGCACACCTTCCGAGGAACTG GGGCTGACCCATTTGGCTACCCCACCCTCTGTCGCCCCTGGGACGATCAGTCTGACTCCATGGAGAATGCCAAGAGACGACTCAGAGCTGGGTTCAAATTCTTTAAGAAACTCGGG GTCAAGTACTGGTGCTTTCACGACAG GGATATCGCCCCAATGGGAGCAGACCTGAAAACGACCAATCAGAATCTGGACAAGATGGTGGACCTTGCCCTCCAGCTTCAGAAGGAGACGGGTGTCAagttgctctgggctacatgTAACCTGTTTGCCCACCCCGTGTACGCGTGTGGAGCGAGCACCAATCCTGACGCTGCCGTGTTCGCAATGGCAGCTGCCCAGGTCAAGAAAGGACTGGAGATTGCCAAGAAACTGAGAGCAGAGGGATTTG TGTTTTGGGGAGGTCGTGAGGGCTACCAGTCTCTGCTCAATACTGATGTCAAGAGAGAGCTCGACCACATGGGAGGATTCTTCAAGATGGTTGTCCAGTACAAGAATAAGATTGGCTTCAATGGTCAACTGCTCATTGAACCAAAGCCTAAGGAACCTATGAAGCACCAGTACGACTACG ATGTTCAGACTGTGATTGCGTTCTTGAAGACTTACAACTTGGACAAAGACTTCAAG CTGAACATAGAGCCCAACCACACGAGCCTGGCTGGTCATGGCTACGAGCACGACATAGTGGTTGCTTCTGGTTATGGGATGCTGGGCTCCATTGACGCCAACACAGGGTCACCTGACCTCGGCTGGGACACTGACCAGTTTCCTATGGACGTCAAAAATTCCACCCTCGTTGTCAAG GTGATTCTGGAGCAAGGTGGTCTGGCTCCGGGTGGCCTCAACTTTGACTGCAAAGTGAGGAGAGAGTCCACTGCTCTGGAGGACATGTTCATCTCACACATTG GTGCTATGGACACGTTTGCTCGAGGTCTTCGGGTACATCCCTGCAGGCACAGAACAT GCTACTGTGGTAGACACTGTTGA
- the LOC135342500 gene encoding uncharacterized protein LOC135342500 isoform X1, which translates to MQHREVTCRLVFTQVRQSIKGELAAMSSFAPASKSSEASSFAYEPGKEFFPGIGEIQYKPDAPASDILCFKYYNPQEVVRGRTMEEWLRFSVCFWHTFRGTGADPFGYPTLCRPWDDQSDSMENAKRRLRAGFKFFKKLGVKYWCFHDRDIAPMGADLKTTNQNLDKMVDLALQLQKETGVKLLWATCNLFAHPVYACGASTNPDAAVFAMAAAQVKKGLEIAKKLRAEGFVFWGGREGYQSLLNTDVKRELDHMGGFFKMVVQYKNKIGFNGQLLIEPKPKEPMKHQYDYDVQTVIAFLKTYNLDKDFKLNIEPNHTSLAGHGYEHDIVVASGYGMLGSIDANTGSPDLGWDTDQFPMDVKNSTLVVKVILEQGGLAPGGLNFDCKVRRESTALEDMFISHIGAMDTFARGLRVHPCRHRTCAYTIIVCGNSVCK; encoded by the exons ATGCAGCACAGAGAGGTCACATGCAGATTAGTCTTCACACAAGTAAGACAGTCTATCAAGGGTGAACTAGCAGCCATGTCATCTTTTGCCCCAGCAAGCAAGTCTTCTGAAGCAAGTAGCTTTGCTTATGAGCCTGGCAAAGAATTCTTTCCAG GTATTGGTGAGATCCAGTACAAGCCGGATGCTCCCGCCAGTGACATCCTCTGCTTCAAGTACTACAATCCTCAGGAGGTGGTCAGAGGTCGGACAATGGAGGAGTGGCTCCGGTTCTCAGTTTGCTTCTGGCACACCTTCCGAGGAACTG GGGCTGACCCATTTGGCTACCCCACCCTCTGTCGCCCCTGGGACGATCAGTCTGACTCCATGGAGAATGCCAAGAGACGACTCAGAGCTGGGTTCAAATTCTTTAAGAAACTCGGG GTCAAGTACTGGTGCTTTCACGACAG GGATATCGCCCCAATGGGAGCAGACCTGAAAACGACCAATCAGAATCTGGACAAGATGGTGGACCTTGCCCTCCAGCTTCAGAAGGAGACGGGTGTCAagttgctctgggctacatgTAACCTGTTTGCCCACCCCGTGTACGCGTGTGGAGCGAGCACCAATCCTGACGCTGCCGTGTTCGCAATGGCAGCTGCCCAGGTCAAGAAAGGACTGGAGATTGCCAAGAAACTGAGAGCAGAGGGATTTG TGTTTTGGGGAGGTCGTGAGGGCTACCAGTCTCTGCTCAATACTGATGTCAAGAGAGAGCTCGACCACATGGGAGGATTCTTCAAGATGGTTGTCCAGTACAAGAATAAGATTGGCTTCAATGGTCAACTGCTCATTGAACCAAAGCCTAAGGAACCTATGAAGCACCAGTACGACTACG ATGTTCAGACTGTGATTGCGTTCTTGAAGACTTACAACTTGGACAAAGACTTCAAG CTGAACATAGAGCCCAACCACACGAGCCTGGCTGGTCATGGCTACGAGCACGACATAGTGGTTGCTTCTGGTTATGGGATGCTGGGCTCCATTGACGCCAACACAGGGTCACCTGACCTCGGCTGGGACACTGACCAGTTTCCTATGGACGTCAAAAATTCCACCCTCGTTGTCAAG GTGATTCTGGAGCAAGGTGGTCTGGCTCCGGGTGGCCTCAACTTTGACTGCAAAGTGAGGAGAGAGTCCACTGCTCTGGAGGACATGTTCATCTCACACATTG GTGCTATGGACACGTTTGCTCGAGGTCTTCGGGTACATCCCTGCAGGCACAGAACATGTGCTTACACTATAATAGTTTGTGGGAACTCAGTTTGTAAATAG
- the LOC135342508 gene encoding uncharacterized protein LOC135342508 yields the protein MPNHIVDVETHSGWSLSITSCSHTSQNVYTSTFNMRMNLAIMDWNENVRRECTSERLVQGMRRPDRRTHVRVLVEKSFNFAGEIWENYEQQRKVDLSEFVEDVQPEQSDEPVDENEDLLNDGVHVLDEGLYEDI from the exons ATGCCGAATCATATTGTCGA tgtcgAGACACATTCTGGGTGGAGTCTTTCAATCACCAGCTGCTCACATACATCTCAAAACGTGTACACTTCTACATTCAACATGAGAATGAACCTTGCTATTATGGACTGG AACGAGAATGTACGTAGAGAGTGTACAAGTGAACGACTGGTTCAGGGCATGAGAAGACCGGATCGTAGGACTCACGTAAGAGTGCTGGTAGAAAAATCGTTCAACTTTGCCGGAGAAATATGGGAGAATTACGAGcagcagagaaaagttgacctcaG TGAGTTTGTAGAGGACGTGCAACCTGAGCAATCAGATGAGCCAGTAGATGAAAACGAGGACCTATTAAAcgatggtgtacatgtacttgacgaAGGTCTTTATGAAGACATATAA